In the genome of Sardina pilchardus chromosome 14, fSarPil1.1, whole genome shotgun sequence, one region contains:
- the LOC134100305 gene encoding E3 ubiquitin-protein ligase MARCHF3-like yields the protein MTTSRCSQLPEVLPERSASSPLSDRVDGRDPEPMSCSVDCGLEPALPGKAMEDESCPAGGGSDKAHYYMQVSAKDGQLLSNVVGALAKQSALAERPMCRICHEGGAQEELLSPCECAGTLATIHRSCLEHWLSASSTSFCELCHFQFSVQRKARPLLEWVRNPGLRQEKRTLFGDMVCFLLITPLATISGWLCLRGAVDHLHFSSRLEAVGLIALTVALFTIYLFWTLVSLRYHCRLYNEWRQTNQRVVLLLPKTHGESSVNPSLPGPPRVKRPSKETIV from the exons ATGACAACCAGCCGCTGCAGCCAGCTACCCGAGGTGCTGCCGGAGCGCTCGGCCTCGTCTCCCCTGAGCGACCGCGTCGACGGGCGCGACCCTGAGCCAATGAGCTGCAGCGTGGACTGCGGCCTGGAGCCCGCCCTCCCGGGGAAGGCCATGGAGGACGAGAGCTGCCCGGCGGGCGGCGGCAGCGACAAGGCGCACTACTACATGCAGGTGTCCGCCAAGGACGGGCAGCTTCTCTCCAACGTGGTGGGAGCGCTGGCCAAACAGAG tgcgCTGGCGGAGCGGCCCATGTGTCGTATCTGCCATGAGGGTGGGGCCCAGGAGGAGCTGCTGTCCCCGTGCGAGTGTGCCGGCACGCTGGCCACCATCCACCGCAGCTGCCTGGAGCACTGGCTCTCCGCCTCCAGCACCAGCTTCTGCGAGCTCTGCCACTTCCAGTTCAGCGTGCAGCGCAAGGCCCGGCCACTGCTGGAG tgGGTGCGTAACCCGGGCCTGCGTCAGGAGAAGCGCACGCTCTTCGGGGACATGGTGTGCTTCCTGCTCATCACGCCGCTGGCCACCATCTCGGGCTGGCTGTGCCTGCGCGGCGCCGTCGACCACCTGCACTTCTCCAGCCGCCTGGAGGCCGTGGGCCTCATCGCCCTCACCGTCGCCCTCTTCACCATTTACCTCTTCTGGACGCTG GTGTCTCTCAGGTATCACTGTCGGCTGTACAACGAGTGGCGGCAGACCAATCAGAGAGTGGTTCTCCTACTGCCCAAGACTCACGGCGAATCGTCGGTCAACCCGTCGCTGCCTGGCCCGCCCCGAGTCAAACGGCCCTCGAAAGAGACAATAGTCTGA